In Columba livia isolate bColLiv1 breed racing homer chromosome 6, bColLiv1.pat.W.v2, whole genome shotgun sequence, a single genomic region encodes these proteins:
- the LOC135579776 gene encoding diencephalon/mesencephalon homeobox protein 1-like, with product MELASLPPSPTGERALAAAGAGRVGGDGGGAGGTRLGADRRSPLPAGEAPARTLVPSAGREGGRRKRTTFSKAQLELLVRAFEKEPYPGIALREQLSGLTDIPESRIQVWFQNRRARQLNHKKSEAAAYPRPAYGKEKPARCGGGCQERPRTAQGHGLERSALHPQPGLPGGDPTFAAQPSPCSGQPYSRLDAHFRSLDNTFGALGQTPAHFGLDCVGKGAPVGAGSMGTLPQLSLPVQPAQEYPYPKKSFSESYYSDADVFQSCTEDYQYLAAKENMYRRPVLNYANANPGLGEENYLYVKSNTSPYGKGSTCSYGEGESKLELEQINYSPPLAAASHGSPPLVFPKHEGGCQGTLGAPAPTYGQQLLETVNYYDPYWLGVRNEILGTELDSLFEQNGEQGGPKSSLFAFGGQSSTCHLRYT from the exons ATGGAGCTCGCCagcctgccccccagccccaccggtGAGCGTGCCCTGGCTgcggccggggccgggcgggtTGGCGGTGATggtggcggggccgggggaACGCGGCTGGGCGCTGACCGCCGCTCCCCGCTGCCCGCGGGCGAGGCCCCGGCGCGAACCCTCGTCCCCAGCGCGGGGCGGGAGGGCGGCCGGAGGAAGCGAACCACGTTCAGTAAGgcccagctggagctgctggtccGCGCCTTCGAGAAGGAGCCGTACCCCGGCATCGCCCTGCGGGAGCAGCTCTCCGGCCTCACCGACATCCCCGAGTCCAGGATCCAG GTGTGGTTTCAGAACAGGAGAGCCCGGCAGCTGAACCACAAGAAGAGCGAAGCCGCTGCCTACCCCAGGCCAGCCTACGGCAAGGAGAAGCCGGCCCGCTGCGGCGGCGGCTGCCAGGAGCGGCCCCGGACGGCGCAGGGTCACGGGCTGGAGCGGAGCGCCCTCCACCCGCAGCCCGGCCTGCCGGGGGGAGACCCGACTTTTGCCGCTCAGCCGTCGCCCTGCTCGGGGCAGCCGTACTCGAGGCTCGATGCTCACTTCAGGAGCCTGGATAACACGTTTGGAGCCCTGGGTCAGACCCCAGCCCACTTCGGTTTGGACTGCGTGGGAAAAGGAGCCCCAGTCGGTGCGGGGAGCATGGGGACCCTCCCCCAGCTCTCGCTCCCTGTGCAGCCGGCACAGGAATATCCATACCCGAAGAAATCTTTCTCTGAAAGCTACTACTCAGATGCAGATGTTTTCCAGTCTTGCACAGAAGATTATCAGTACCTGGCAGCTAAAGAGAACATGTATAGGAGGCCTGTCTTAAACTACGCAAACGCTAACCCTGGCCTGGGTGAGGAGAACTATTTGTATGTCAAGTCCAACACTTCTCCCTATGGGAAGGGCTCCACTTGTAGTTATGGTGAAGGGGAGTCTAAGCTTGAGCTTGAGCAGATAAATTACAGTCCACCTCTGGCTGCAGCTAGTCACGGTAGTCCTCCTTTGGTATTTCCAAAACATGAAGGAGGGTGTCAAGGGACTCTTGGCGCTCCAGCCCCAACATacgggcagcagctgctggagacagTAAATTACTATGACCCTTATTGGCTGGGCGTGAGAAATGAAATTTTGGGGACTGAGTTAGATTCACTCTTTGAGCAAAACGGGGAGCAAGGTGGGCCAAAAAgttctctctttgcttttggTGGCCAGAGTTCAACCTGTCATTTGCGTTACACGTGA